Proteins encoded within one genomic window of Aspergillus nidulans FGSC A4 chromosome VII:
- a CDS encoding uncharacterized protein (transcript_id=CADANIAT00008014) — translation MLQSRAMILHPWRLRRVVPSFSSIRQLSTSGALGADSSPADESKLRVSTATPRKNEPKKLKIPPVLLKLNNSNVDRLRPRRIIDARSLAASKSSGGLPTNVLRGPRRLGAQGGTSLRGRKPFNAKPAPRAPRRARQRDSAGEDENPSLTAELEDVYRELAEKTKPTATRYEPQAPSLQSLSETWPSLPTDVTATAAGVAEKLSLLSERYPNGYVPPYTLGKRLIEGKYVRFTSEAERIEALEAAKKFAQEAADKLSQEKGELIEPQAVKFQGAKGGEYKTLIESLAQGKYPTVETVSTDKPPVVGEILRNIRNNESYQAPGKKAQFMAKLETLLVPNRAVKRP, via the exons ATGCTTCAGTCCCGAGCTATGATACTACACCCATGGCGTCTGAGGAGGGTAGTGCCATCATTCTCCTCAATCCGACAATTGTCCACATCCGGGGCACTGGGAGCAGATTCATCTCCAGCAG ATGAATCAAAGCTTCGTGTTTCAACCGCCACTCCACGGAAAAATGAgccgaagaagctgaagattcCACCGGTTCTCCTAAAGCTCAACAACTCGAATGTAGACAGGCTCCGCCCTCGCCGGATTATTGATGCGAGGTCTCTTGCGGCCTCGAAATCATCGGGCGGCCTGCCAACAAACGTTCTTAGAGGCCCACGCCGCCTAGGAGCTCAGGGAGGAACGTCATTACGCGGGCGGAAACCGTTCAATGCGAAGCCGGCACCGAGAGCACCTCGCCGCGCGCGTCAAAGGGACTCggctggagaagacgaaAATCCGTCGCTGAcggcagaacttgaagaTGTCTACCGAGAACTTgcagagaagacaaagccgACTGCCACTCGCTATGAACCCCAGGCGCCCAGCTTGCAGAGTTTGAGCGAGACATGGCCATCACTGCCCACAGATGTCACAGCGACGGCTGCTGGAGTCGCTGAAAAGCTCTCCCTGCTTAGTGAACGCTATCCCAACGGTTATGTCCCACCCTACACACTGGGTAAACGACTCATCGAGGGGAAATATGTCCGGTTTACAAGTGAAGCGGAGAGAATTGAGGCTCTAGAAGCAGCCAAGAAGTTTGCGCAGGAGGCTGCGGATAAGTTGTCACAGGAAAAGGGCGAGCTCATAGAGCCGCAAGCGGTCAAATTCCAAGGTGCTAAGGGCGGGGAGTACAAGACGCTGATTGAGTCTCTCGCGCAAGGAAAATACCCCACAGTGGAAACGGTGTCGACGGACAAGCCACCTGTTGTCGGCGAGATTCTCCGCAATATAAGGAACAACGAGAGTTACCAGGCTCCTGGAAAGAAGGCCCAATTCATGGCCAAGCTAGAGACGCTCCTGGTTCCGAACCGCGCCGTCAAGCGTCCTTGA
- a CDS encoding CDC26 family anaphase-promoting complex subunit (transcript_id=CADANIAT00008015) has protein sequence MIRRKPTAIAITSDDLTMFEEERLRKLEPRNSGHDPAQNGTRVNFDPSDELKPLPGDKARIVRSREERIGIGQRS, from the coding sequence ATGATACGCCGCAAGCCTACCGCCATAGCAATAACCTCTGATGATCTCACAATGTTCGAGGAGGAGCGACTGCGCAAGCTGGAACCACGAAACAGTGGTCACGATCCCGCTCAAAATGGCACCCGTGTCAACTTTGACCCTAGCGACGAACTGAAGCCTCTACCTGGTGACAAAGCGAGGATAGTTAGGTCTCGCGAGGAGCGTATAGGCATTGGTCAGCGCAGCTGA